The following is a genomic window from Doryrhamphus excisus isolate RoL2022-K1 chromosome 3, RoL_Dexc_1.0, whole genome shotgun sequence.
GCTACCTGCGGCTGCTACCGCTGAGCCAGCTTGCTAGCGTCaactaacacaaatataaacTTCTTACAGAAATTATATTCACATTGAATGATATTATCTTGTCTTAGGTTGTATATACATGCGGTTCCGTCGTGTGTCATTTGTAAACAAGCCCATAATCATTTAAAAGTGAGCGTACAAACCTAGCTAGCCACGTTAGCTTCGGATCTTCGCTATAGAATGTTTGGAATTAGTTGGCAACATGTCGCCTTTTCAACGAGGGGGGAGGGCAAAATAGTTAAATTTCTCACCTTTGATGGTGGTTGAAAGCTCAGCGCTTCCACAGGAAGAGGTTTCAAAGGCAAAAAGCAGAGTCAGAAGTTGTTTCTCTAAAGGAGGAGGAACAAGTGCACTCATGAGGAGGGAGGAGTTGGGAGGGCGTTCAGGAAGAAGTAACAGCCTCCTCTGGAATAGCTCTTCTCTGTAACTCCCGCATAGGCGAGGTTGGGGGAGCATTCGGTTCAGCTCAGCTTTTCCTCCTTTTCTTCGACTTGTCTCTTCTTCTTAGCATTTCAGGTGactttttattacaataaacCATCCCATCAGAGGGTATTCATAcggcaaaaaaacacaagatcAATTTACTACTCTCAAAGTGTGGTACGATTACAATGCTGGTGTAAAAGGAACCCAATTAAAAGTAGTCGATACACAGGTTATGTTCAACAGGGATGCACCAACTCATGTGTGGTTAAAAACACAGGCTGCATTTCCACGTGTGTCCAACAGGTGGAAGCATTGTACTGCAAGTAAACCCAAGTGCGGTTTTAGGCAGCTCTCCAACCTTCCTGTTTAAATGTTCCcatagtgtgtgtgcgtgtgtgcttttttgggatggggggggcaCATATCCACATCTCAGCTGTGTGATTCtgtaatacatatacatatatttctatattatacTCCGTCGTAACAGGCactgcctgagacagctatgaacaTGGATGACTTGTGTGACctttggtaatattatgacttttttctcgtaaattaaggactatattttttctaaatttacaacttttttttaacattttttttctcatatatatatgattttattcttggaaTAGCTGAATATTTAAATACTCTGTTGTAACAGGCACTGCCTGAGACAGCTACGAACATGggggacttatgtgacctttggtaatacgacttttttctcgtaaatttacgactatattttttctaaatttacaactttttttaacaatttttttttctcatatatgtatgattttattcttggaaTCTCAGATTATTTAAATACTCCGTtttaacaggcattgcctgagacaacTATGGAAATGGGGGACTTACTTGACGTTTGGTAAtataacaactttttttcttgtgaatttacgactatattttttcaaaatttacaactttacaacaatttttttctcatatatgtATGACTTTAGATAATAGTAGCAAagataatataatttttttctcgtaaatgtctgacttttctcataaatttctgactttttatctaaagtgtaaaactttattctagtattacaatattattatgagtttttttcatattacaatactacaacttttctttttttcttgtaaatttacaacttgcactttttactttattctcatatttacttgtacatttacagacttttttttcacaacttttcttctcataaattattattattatcattaaaaaacactttattcttgaaatctcagatgttattttttcaatgtggccttaattttgacagccctactaaaAATTTGCCTTATTTTTATCTCAAGTGTAAAACTTTATTCTAGTATtccaatattattatatgagttttttttctcatattacaatacTACAACTTTTCTCAgaaatttcagacttttttttattttatttttattctcatatttactTGTACATTTACGGACTTTTTTCCCACaacttttcttctcataaattattattattctcataaaaaaaacactttatttttgaaatctcagatgttattttttaaatgtggccTTAATACTCGGCCTTAATTTTCACAGCCCTACTAAAAATTCACCTTATTTTTAAAACTATGctaagggccaataaaaaatgagctGTGGTCAGAAtacgccccccccccggggcggcactttggacacacccgTCCTTCCATATGACAATATAAAACGAAGCACAGGTGGAGCCTGGGCTCGGATGCACCTTgctgcattatttacattttatttgatcttaTTAGAACGATGCAACACACTCTTTTCCCCGGCATcgcaaagaagcaaaaaaaaaaaaaaaaaaaaaacaagaccaaGAAGTGCTGTTTGTTGATCACGAGTTCAGAAatctggattaaaaaaaaacatgtaaaaaccttttttttttttttgtaaatgtgcgGAAATATCTCCAGAACGACAAGATCAACTATGTACACAAATATGTCTTCTACTGTATATTACTACACATGTTACTGCGTTTACCACGCCAGTACTCTCTCTCCTCTATCTTCTACAAGCCAACACAATGAAGGAAGCAGCTTATTGGTCGATCTGAGGAACACTTTAAATATCCTTCAGCTGTActgtaaaatgtcaaaaaagtcCCGTAAAATGAGAAAGCGGATGGGAAAGCAGatgcagaaataaataaaaaaaaaaaaagtcctgttTTGTCCCGTGTTGGAATACTGCTGAGTGTGAGGAGGTCAGTAAGCCACTTCAACAACGTTCTTTTTGTTCAagacggacaaaaaaaaaaaaaatggaggtttTTCCGTATCCTCGTCTGTATTTTTTTAGAGGGTGATGGACGACATGGAAGGACACTTTTTGTCTTTCTCTCTTTGCCAAGGGAGGGGGGAGTCTAGGAGTTTAGCAGCCTTCTTGTATGTTTCACAGTTGAATCTTTTCTCCACATTATAGGAGatttagatatatttttatatatattttatatatatataatatgtacagtacgtCATGGATAATTCCGACAGGAGCTTCTGTGTACAAAAggcgcccccccctcccccggggGGGAGGGCAGGGGTACGcactgtagtgtgtgtgtgtgtttgtggcatGAGGAGAGATCCTGAGATACGCATGGAGGGAGAGTGATACAAGTGTTGGTGTATTAGATATAGATAAgtataaaaaaagacaagtaTACATATGTAAGCGTTTTTTTTAGGGGAGGTCGGTTAGGAGGGGCTGGAGCGCGGCAGCGCCAGTATCCGTCCGTTGCTCTTGCCCCCGTTCATGTGCGCGAAAGGGATGTGGTGCTCCTCGTAGCTGCCCCCGCGCAGCCCCACCGAGGAGCCCTCGTCCCTGTCCAGACACTGCTCCCGCTGGGAGTAGGACGACGGGTCCAGAGGGATGCtctccatgttctccatgtCCAGGTCGAAGTCCTCGCTCTCGGGGGGTTTGTTCTCGTCGCTGTAGAAGAAGGAGCGCTCCCGGAAGGACGGGTGCAGGTCGTCGCGGAGCATTTCGATGATTTCCTGGAAGGTGGGACGCATCTTGGGGTTGTACTGCCAGCACATCTGCATCAGGTTGTGTCTGCTCGGACGGACGGAAGACGACAACGCGGATTCAGACCAGCGTTCCGAAAAGACGCCAAAGGGTGCGTTCGTACTCACAGTCGGTCTGCGCAGTTGTCGGGGCGGTCCAGGTAGCCCCCATCCATCACGAACTTCAGCACCTGCTCGTTGGACAGGCCCTGGTAGGGCTGCTCGGCCAGTGTGCTGATTTCCCACAGCACCACCCCAAACGACCTACAGGGGGCAGCGGAGACAACACTTTCATTCGCCTGATGCTGGTTTATTATTGgtaacaataaacaaacaacactATTGCACcggttgttagcatgctaatgttagcattgctagcatgccaacattagcatagtagcatcttTAGCTCTTTTCATGACTAGACAGTTAGCACTATCATatccatgctaggtgttagcatgttagcattactagcatgctaacattagcatagtagcatcttTAGCTCTTTTCATGACTAGACACtcagcactatcatgctaggtgttagcatgttagcattacaggcatgctaacattagcatagtagcatcttTAGCTCTTTTCATGACtagacacttagcactatcatgctaggtgttagcatgttagcatgctaacattagcatagtcaCATCTTTAGCTCTTTTCATGACtagacacttagcactatcatgctaggtgttagcatcactagcatgataacattagcatagtagcatcttTAGCTCTTTTCATGACtagacacttagcactatcatgctaggcgttagcattactagcatgctaacattagcatagtagcatcttTAGCTCTTTTCATGACtagacacttagcactatcatgctaggcgttagcattactagcatgataacattagcatagtagcatcttTAGCTCTTTTCATGACtagacacttagcactatcatgctaggcgttagcattactagcatgataacattagcatagtagcatcttTAGCTCTTTTCATGACtagacacttagcactatcatgttaGGCGTTATTCATtactagcatgataacattagcatagtagcatcttTGGCTCTTTTCATGACtagacacttagcactatcatgctaggcgttagcattactagcatgctaacattagcatagtagcatcttTAGCTCTTTTCATGACTAGACACTAAGCATTATCATGCTAGGCGTTAGTAttactatcatgctaacattagcatagtagcatcttTAGCTCTTTTCATGACGGGACACTtatgaacacttagcactatcatgctaggtgttagcattactagcgtgataccattagcatagtagcatcttTAGCTCTTTTCATGACTGGACACTtatgaacacttagcactatcatgctgggtgttagcattactagcgtgataccattagcatagtagcatcttCAGCTCTTTTCATGACTGGACACTTATGAACACgcagcactatcatgctaggtgttagcatgttagcattactagcatgatagtgctatgatttttttgctgtagtatatgagaagtttttttttctatctatttgTTAGCATaggtcctgtgattggctggccaccagtccagggtgtaccccgcctctcgcccaaagacagctgggataggctccagcatggatggatggatgttagcaTAGATTAGGTTTTAGCGTGTGGGTGTAAATAAGCGTGTTGCCCACCAGCAGTCTGAATGCGCGGTGAAGACGCCATCTTTGAGAGACTCTGGCGCCATCCACCTGACGGGCAGAAGGCCTTTGCCGCCTTTCCTGTAGTAGTCCGTCTCGTAGATGTCTCTGGTCATGCCGAAGTCTACCAGGAAGACAAAAGACGGTTAGAATGGAGTATTTTTCTTACACGCCGtgtgaggtaaaaaaaaaaaacacctcctaTTTTGACGGTGAGATCTTGAGCCACCATGCAGTTTCTGGCAGCGAGGTCTCTGTGCACAAACTTCTTGGCATTGAGGTAGGCCATGCCGTCGGCGATCTCAGCCGCCATTTGTATCATCTCCTTCAGCGTGGGAGGCGGACGACCCGGGTTGTTCTGAGGGACACGTTTGCTTCATTAGATCACCAAGTTCGAGTTAGCAACATACAGTAGTAGATGACACCGGCGAGGGAACGTTACCTCAGCATCGGGCCGGAGCGAGCGCAGGAAGCTCTTCAGGTCTCCGTGGGTCATCAGCTCCATCACGACCAGGGTGGGCTGGCCCTTGGACACCACGCCCAGCAGACGCAcctaataaacaataaatgaagaagcagaagataaaacaacaacagtccAGAAAATGACACTTTAAACACGGTGCGACTTCATCTGTGGGCAGGCCGAGacgctacagcaggggtctcaaacacgcggcccgcaggccaaatgtggcccgcaggacactagtttgaggcccccgccttgatatgaaagtttaatgtaaaacttattacgtttgattaatgttcatgttaaaggttaaataactgttaatagttatcctccctatccgtgtggaagtggtaagtttttggctatttaagtttaaaggaaataacttgaaggctaccgtttaggtcgctagctcgctagttagcatgtgtctcaagaccctgcagttgcgcaacatgttgtaaataaaaagagtataaatgtgactatagtcgtgttttgtcatgtctacagggctctaataatgctttgttcattttaatatgaaaaaataatttgtctacccaccaactatatgtggtttcgtaagtttttattatttgccgttttattattattattattattatatttatttattactgattgattttctttattcttgatttgtttatttatttttcatcttattttgtgcagaaaaataaaaattaagatatttgagaacagtggaatgttttatcagagctttagttatatttaagtttattcatttttctgtttttaataaatgtgttttttttgtttttagttaatagttatcctccctatccgtgtggaagcggtaagtttttggctatttaagtttaaaggaaataactttgaaGGCTACCGATTAGGTTGCTAGgttgctagcttgctagtttgcgagttagcatgtgtctcaagagggtggaattgaaccctggtctcctagctgtgaggtctacgcgctaaccactcgaccgccgtgccgcccacactcCATCATTTCACATAAAAAGTGGCTTACCACGTGGTGACAACTGAAGGCTTTCATGACCGAGGCTTCATTGAGGAACTCGATCCTCTCTCTCAGGCTCGCCGACTCGTTGACCGTCTTCACGGCCACGCGGGTGTCGCCCTCGCCCTTGATGATGTCCCTGGCGATGCCCTCGTACACCATGCCGAAGGAGCCTTGACCCAGCTCCCGCTTGATGTTGATCTTCTCCCGCGCCACCTCCCACTCGTCCTCCTCGTACACTGTGCGCGGCACACACATCAGTCAAACCACGAGAGCGTGGCGTTTATGACGCTTCGGATGACTTACTGTCATTGGCGCTCAGGTACTCTGGGTTGGAGGAGGCGTAGATGGGACCGCTCGGCCCTTGTGTTTGACTGGAAGGGAGGAAAAGCGGCAACCAATCAGGATCGTTACAAAGAGACGGGAACAATAACGGAAACCAAGGAAGTCCTACTTCTTCTTGAACATCACGAATCCCGCCATGGCTACACACAGCAACAGAACCAGGCAGATGACCGGCCCGATCACAATCTTAGCGATGTTGAGGGGATCTCCTGTGAAAGCAGACATTGAGACGCATGCAACACACAAAGAAGTCCAAGTCCGATCTTTGCTTGCACTTACTGGCATCCTGCACGTAGAAGTAAGTGGGCTCGGTCCAGGATCCGTTCCCGGCCAGTGAGGTGGCACGGATCCTCACCGTGTAGTTCCCCGAATGCATGACTCTCAGCTTGCAGCCGCGTGTGGCTTTGTACATGTTCCTGGAAACGCAGTGGTGCTGTTCCTGGACAGGACGAGGCGTGACAAAAATACGACTCTTTATCGGAGCGTCTAGCGACTGAGGACATGTCTCTGGCGATGCGTTCCTCACCTCGCTGTCTCCGATGCGCTTGTAGTGGACCTCGTACAGGATGATCATTCCGTTGGGGGTGGCGGGCTCCTGCCACGCCATGTGTACGGTCATGTCGGACACCTCGTAAGTGATGGCGCCCAGGATGTCGTCTGCTTTGTCTGCGGCCATGACAGAAGACACGCCATGAGACGGCCATAATTGGAAAGGGATGCTTATTTTCTAAAATGTCAATATGCACCCatatgttacccaatatagcagacataataagaaaaaataagacaaagaaaatgtgtttaccaccttctaatcattagagacctctagacattaaatagcacccctatagtcaccctcacacttctattacccaatgcagtaaacataataatagaaaaaaacaaatgtaagacatataaaaactgtttaccaccttccaaatacacgttttaaaattagcagagccctctagacattaaatagcacccctatagtcaccctcacacttctattacccaatgcaGTAAACATAATAATCGAAAATACGACATGTAAGACATATAAtaactgtttaccaccttccaaatacaccttttaacatgactagagccctctggacattaaatagcacccctatggtcaccctcacacttctattacccaatgcaGTCAAcataatataagaaaatacgacatgtaagacatataaaaactatttaccaccttccaaatacactttttaacattagtagagccctttagacattaaatagcacccctatagtcaccctcacacttctattacccaatgcagtaaacataataacagaaaatacgacatgtaagacatataaaaactgtttaccaccttccaaatacactttttaacattagtagagccctctagacatgaaatagcacccctataatataataattagccaatatagtaggcataataatTGAATGAGACATTTAAGATGTGAATACATTCATGCACATGTGTGTCGCAAGTAAATGtgtggaagacaggaagtgatgtcagcggTTCAGAGCTGAATTTTAGCCTGGACTGGGTTACAGTCACAAGAGTtgcttgtgttattattatgattattatgattattatgattattatgattattatgattattatgattattatgattattatgattattatgattgtgcctgttgctgtgtttgtatcaatgaacaattactgacacctagtggccaatgtaaagacagacagaaaaaaagatgGACACCATAGGCGTTATGCATActattatgatatatttatcGTATTATTATTGTCCCTTTGTCTGTTCTGTTCGCCTCCCCCCAATGAAAAGTACAGTTACTAAACGGCGTACCTTCGGGCATGGTGCGGGCGCTGACGTAGGCCGCCATGCTGCAGCGGGCCGGGTCGCTGGGGTGGTTGCAGGCGTGGATTTCGATCTGGTAGCTGGTGAAGTGACGCAGATTGGAGATGACGGTGGACTCCTTGGCGTGCACGGTGACCACCGTCTTGGTGCTCTCGAACGTCTCCTCATCGTCGGGGGTGTGCGTGCCCGCCGGCCTGCCTGAAGCCGTGGTGGGTAACGGGTGCGTCTGGTTGGCGATGCCCATCACGGCACGCCGCTGTCTGGAGCGCCTGTGGTGCAGAAGGAGGAACGtcaagattaagattaagatatgcctttattcgtccctcagtggggaaatttgtattgcacagcagcaagagtacagagtcagtgagcagtacaaaaaaagtatgacatataagacatataaaacatattagtagagccctccagacattaaatagcacccctatagtcaccgtcacacttctattacccaatgcagtaaacataataaaagtaaatacgACATGTAAGACATATAATAACTGTCAACCACCttccaaatgcactttttaacattagtggagccctctagacattaaatagcacccctatagtcaccctcgCACTTCCATACCCATTGCAGTAAacataataatggaaaatacGACATGTAAGACATATAAAAACTGTTcaccaccttccaaatacactttttaacattagtagagccctctagacatgaaatagcatccctatagtcaccctcacacttctattacccaatgcagtaaacataataatagaaaatacgacatgtaagacatataaaaactgtttaccaccttccaaatacacgtgttaacattagtagagccctctagacatcaaatagcacccctatagtcaccctcaCACTTCCATTACCCAATgcagtaaacataataatagaaaatacgacatgtaagacatataaaaactgtttaccaccttccaaatacactttttaacattagtagagccctctagacatgaaatagcatccctatagtcaccctcacacttctattacccaatgcagtaaacataataaaagtaaatacgACATGTAAGACATATAATAACTGTCAACCACCttccaaatgcactttttaacattagtggagccctctagacattaaatagcacccctatagtcaccctcaCACTTCCATTACCCAATgcagtaaacataataaaagtaaatacgACATGTAAGACATATAATAACTGTCAACCACCttccaaatgcactttttaacattagtagagccctctagacattaaatagcacccctatagtcaccctcatacttctattacccaatgcagtaaacataataatagaaaatatgaCATGTATGACATATAATTGTCAAGTAAGTGTTGTGACATGTTGTGTTTGCGTCTTACTTCATCTCAAAGACTTCGTTGTGGAGGTAGTTCTCAAACGTCTTGCGGTACTCCaactcctccttctccttcttcagCTCTTTGTCCGTCTTGGGGCAGGCGCAGCACCGAGTCCCTGGGCCCTGCTCCTCTGTTTGGTTCCACTTTTGCTCCTCGTCGTTGTCCACCTGAGTGGGCACTCGCGATGGCAGCTTCATGCCTGAGCGGATGGAGGAGACAAACGCcgttacaaaaacaaacacacacatgcctgGGAggcgggggtcggggggggggagaagtgACAAGTGCTGCTGCTGATGAATTACAAGAGACACCACGTCCCTTCGAGTTCTTCATGGCAGCCATGATGACCCTGATAACAACACTTCTGCTTACCCATCACCTGGGCTGCACACCTTGTTCACAATGTTTACACTGCACACTATATACTGGTACATACTAGTACACAGTAGTACACAGTAGGGATGCAAATCACTGGTGGTAGTCCATTCCATATGCACCCATATACACATCGTCATATGCAGTATTTGCTCACATATGCTGATACTATCTAGCAATGCATCAAGGTAACACAGAAAGGAAGGTAGGTACAATGGATGGAAGAAAGGTAAGATAGGatgaagggaaggaaggaacaaAGGAAGGAAGCATATACCCATGTATAAGTCAAAGTGGGGAtcacaatacatgaaaatat
Proteins encoded in this region:
- the insra gene encoding insulin receptor a; protein product: MVIQPESVMWLRTLAFVLAAACCFLTSCQQATGEICPSKDIRNNVTNLNSLTNCTVIEGHLKIILMFGTKPEDFRGLTFPKLTVVTDYLLLFRVYGLESLSDLFPNLTVIRGNNLFFNYALVVFEMLQLREIGLHSLMNITRGAVRIEKNPDLCYLSTLDWSKILDSVEDNYIVANKNDRECGDVCPGASVGKTTCQTTTINGHFSERCWTQKHCQRMCPVQCKHRACTKDQQCCHDECLGGCLKPRSAAHCVACRGLQHGDTCVERCPDNHYTFKGWRCVSFAFCQELHSRCKWEKEHSKSPECYEYVIHDGACVPECPSGYTTVNSSSLNCTPCAGLCPKVCMGLKTVDSVTAAQALRGCTILNGSLVINLRGGNNIAAELEASLGQLEEITGYMTVRRSYALVSLSFFRKLRIIRGEETEIGNYSFYALDNQNLRQLWDWSKHKLSILQGRMFFHYNSKLCMSEIRKMEEVTGTKDHKNDIASKTNGDQASCENHVLKFTQIRTMSDKIMIKWEAFWPPDFRDLLGFMVLYKEAPFHNVTEFDGQDACGSNSWVIADVDPPPRSTEGDRDHFEPGHLILPLKPWTQYAIMVKTQLSASDEHQVNGAKSDIIYVRTNATKPSVPLDPISSSNSSSQIILKWKPPNDPNGNITHYLVFCQRQAEASELYKFDYCQKGMKLPSRVPTQVDNDEEQKWNQTEEQGPGTRCCACPKTDKELKKEKEELEYRKTFENYLHNEVFEMKRSRQRRAVMGIANQTHPLPTTASGRPAGTHTPDDEETFESTKTVVTVHAKESTVISNLRHFTSYQIEIHACNHPSDPARCSMAAYVSARTMPEDKADDILGAITYEVSDMTVHMAWQEPATPNGMIILYEVHYKRIGDSEEQHHCVSRNMYKATRGCKLRVMHSGNYTVRIRATSLAGNGSWTEPTYFYVQDARDPLNIAKIVIGPVICLVLLLCVAMAGFVMFKKNQTQGPSGPIYASSNPEYLSANDMYEEDEWEVAREKINIKRELGQGSFGMVYEGIARDIIKGEGDTRVAVKTVNESASLRERIEFLNEASVMKAFSCHHVVRLLGVVSKGQPTLVVMELMTHGDLKSFLRSLRPDAENNPGRPPPTLKEMIQMAAEIADGMAYLNAKKFVHRDLAARNCMVAQDLTVKIGDFGMTRDIYETDYYRKGGKGLLPVRWMAPESLKDGVFTAHSDCWSFGVVLWEISTLAEQPYQGLSNEQVLKFVMDGGYLDRPDNCADRLHNLMQMCWQYNPKMRPTFQEIIEMLRDDLHPSFRERSFFYSDENKPPESEDFDLDMENMESIPLDPSSYSQREQCLDRDEGSSVGLRGGSYEEHHIPFAHMNGGKSNGRILALPRSSPS